From Rhodanobacteraceae bacterium, the proteins below share one genomic window:
- a CDS encoding OmpA-related protein — MKRSRKVRTQLLAALIAGTVTATLAVPTIAFAQTANATLQGQAAPGAQITARNTATGQVRTAKANAQGHYILVSLPPGTWQVDAGPGTERTVTLSVASTATLNLAQAQAAPAPSSAQTLSTVQVVGSALLDVRTSQVGNTVSLRQINELPEASRNFLEFADIVPGMIFTRSADGNTSLSSGAQASSNINVYIDGVGQKNYVLAGGITGQFASQGNPFPQLAVDQYKVITSNYTAEFGQLSSAAITAVTKSGTNEFHGDVFGSFTNTVMRAETPAERHAAKKTPSHEKDYGFDIGGPIIKDKAHFYLAYEGKEFNSPTVVVPGVSNYVQYLPANVQALAGPASLPFKENDWFGKLDYEITDEDRLVLTGHYRAETAISGLGGVNAAGAGLNTINNDKRYDLSWEHSADAWFNKLLFTYENAFYAPTPIVLGDGSIYVPDYNKNSTIIQTGASPLAQQNKGQKGPGFSDDLTFNDLHWHGDHELKLGVSYKSVKLIAQDAGDSNALFNYIVSPAGTESIPYQVQFGSPSPGLSPVATSTDKQYGAYVQDNWTVNDHLTFNLGVRWDYEKTPSYLNYVTPANVVAAIYGQDPNAPPGQTYAQTLANGGINIADYIGNGHNRSQPKNEWQPRLGFSYDINGDQKHVIFGGAGRAYDRDLYETLQVEQTKQALSQPTLMFDTPDSPCTVGTGTCFAWNPAYYDIPTLQSLVAGSNLGKEVDMVVNNLKAPYSDQFSLGMRNTIGEWNTSVTLVDVRSYNGLVFQLGNRYPDGTFWRNGCQAWCGPTGVPGFGNLILGNNGLETHLDQLLVSIDKPYTHESHWGASIAYTYSHATKNNDNLDPTDQYAFDYETIGHYPFVAAPGVPRHRLVATATFDGPWGFVMGAKLTLSTPNPDVNLADYGLPATGVDHGAINGAGHEAVGIFPPGNGRFLIGGKIFGYRDLDLQATKNFRIHDGLGAYVRIDLINAFNWNNYVDYLESWGSSGQMNRIPVVYNPTGDISGYPRTLKISMGLKF, encoded by the coding sequence ATGAAACGCTCGAGGAAAGTGCGAACCCAACTGCTGGCGGCGCTGATCGCCGGTACCGTCACGGCAACGCTCGCGGTGCCAACGATTGCATTCGCGCAGACGGCCAATGCTACGTTGCAGGGCCAGGCCGCGCCCGGCGCGCAGATCACCGCGCGCAACACCGCCACCGGCCAGGTGCGCACCGCCAAGGCCAACGCGCAGGGTCATTACATCCTGGTGAGCCTGCCGCCCGGCACCTGGCAAGTCGACGCGGGCCCAGGCACGGAACGGACGGTGACGCTGTCGGTCGCTTCGACCGCCACGTTGAACCTGGCGCAGGCGCAAGCCGCGCCGGCGCCGTCGTCGGCGCAAACGCTGTCGACGGTGCAGGTGGTCGGTTCGGCGCTGCTGGACGTCAGGACCTCGCAGGTCGGCAATACCGTGTCGCTGCGCCAGATCAACGAGCTGCCGGAAGCCTCGCGCAACTTCCTGGAGTTCGCCGACATCGTGCCCGGCATGATCTTCACCCGCAGCGCCGACGGCAACACCAGTTTGAGTTCGGGCGCGCAGGCGTCCAGCAACATCAACGTCTACATCGACGGCGTCGGCCAGAAGAACTACGTGCTGGCCGGCGGCATCACCGGCCAGTTCGCGAGCCAGGGCAATCCGTTCCCGCAACTCGCGGTCGACCAGTACAAGGTCATCACCTCGAACTACACGGCGGAATTCGGCCAGCTTTCCAGCGCCGCGATCACCGCGGTCACCAAGTCCGGCACCAACGAATTCCACGGTGACGTGTTCGGAAGCTTCACCAACACCGTGATGCGCGCGGAGACGCCCGCCGAGCGGCACGCGGCCAAGAAGACGCCTTCGCACGAGAAGGATTACGGCTTCGACATCGGCGGACCGATCATCAAGGACAAGGCGCATTTCTACCTCGCCTACGAGGGCAAGGAATTCAACAGCCCGACCGTGGTGGTGCCCGGCGTCAGCAACTACGTGCAGTACCTGCCGGCGAACGTGCAGGCCCTTGCGGGTCCCGCGAGCCTGCCGTTCAAGGAGAACGACTGGTTCGGCAAGCTCGACTACGAAATCACCGACGAAGACCGGCTGGTGCTGACCGGCCACTACCGCGCCGAAACCGCGATCAGCGGGCTCGGTGGCGTCAACGCCGCGGGCGCCGGCCTCAACACCATCAACAACGACAAGCGCTACGACCTGAGCTGGGAACACAGCGCCGACGCGTGGTTCAACAAGCTGCTGTTCACCTACGAAAACGCGTTCTACGCACCCACGCCGATCGTCCTCGGCGACGGCTCGATCTACGTGCCCGACTACAACAAGAACAGCACGATCATCCAGACCGGTGCCTCGCCGCTGGCGCAGCAGAACAAGGGCCAGAAGGGACCGGGCTTCTCGGACGACCTGACCTTCAACGATTTGCACTGGCACGGCGACCACGAGTTGAAGCTGGGCGTTTCGTACAAGTCGGTGAAACTCATCGCGCAGGACGCCGGCGACAGCAACGCACTCTTCAATTACATCGTGAGTCCGGCCGGCACCGAAAGCATTCCCTACCAGGTGCAATTCGGCTCGCCCTCGCCGGGGCTCAGTCCGGTGGCCACCAGCACGGACAAGCAGTACGGCGCGTACGTCCAGGACAACTGGACGGTCAACGACCATCTGACATTCAACCTCGGCGTCCGCTGGGATTACGAGAAGACGCCGTCGTACCTCAACTACGTGACGCCGGCCAACGTGGTCGCGGCAATCTACGGGCAGGACCCCAATGCACCGCCGGGACAAACCTACGCCCAGACCCTCGCCAACGGCGGCATCAACATCGCCGACTACATCGGCAACGGCCACAACCGCAGCCAGCCGAAGAACGAATGGCAACCGCGGCTCGGTTTCTCGTACGACATCAATGGCGACCAGAAGCACGTGATCTTCGGCGGCGCGGGCCGCGCCTACGACCGCGACCTGTACGAGACGCTGCAGGTCGAACAGACCAAGCAGGCGCTGTCGCAACCGACCCTGATGTTCGACACGCCCGATTCACCGTGCACCGTCGGCACCGGCACCTGCTTCGCGTGGAACCCGGCCTATTACGACATCCCGACCCTGCAATCGCTGGTCGCGGGTTCGAATCTCGGCAAGGAAGTCGACATGGTCGTCAACAACCTGAAGGCGCCCTACTCCGACCAGTTCAGCCTCGGCATGCGCAACACCATCGGCGAATGGAACACCAGCGTGACCCTGGTCGACGTTCGCAGCTACAACGGCCTGGTCTTCCAGCTCGGCAACCGCTACCCGGACGGCACGTTCTGGCGCAACGGCTGCCAGGCGTGGTGCGGCCCCACCGGCGTGCCCGGCTTCGGCAACCTGATCCTCGGCAACAACGGCCTCGAAACACACCTCGACCAGTTGCTGGTGTCGATCGACAAGCCCTACACCCACGAATCGCACTGGGGTGCATCGATCGCCTACACCTACAGCCACGCCACCAAGAACAACGACAACCTCGATCCGACCGACCAGTACGCGTTCGATTACGAAACGATCGGACACTACCCGTTCGTGGCGGCGCCGGGCGTGCCGCGGCATCGCCTGGTCGCGACCGCGACGTTCGATGGTCCGTGGGGATTCGTTATGGGCGCCAAGCTGACGCTGTCGACGCCGAATCCCGACGTCAACCTCGCCGACTATGGCTTGCCCGCGACGGGCGTCGATCATGGTGCGATCAATGGCGCCGGCCACGAAGCGGTCGGCATCTTCCCACCCGGCAACGGGCGCTTCCTGATCGGCGGCAAGATCTTCGGCTATCGCGACCTCGACCTGCAGGCCACCAAGAACTTCCGGATCCATGACGGCCTTGGTGCCTACGTGCGCATCGACCTGATCAACGCCTTCAACTGGAACAACTACGTGGATTACTTGGAGAGCTGGGGTTCGAGCGGCCAGATGAACCGGATTCCGGTCGTCTACAACCCGACAGGGGACATCAGTGGTTATCCGCGCACGCTCAAAATTTCCATGGGGCTAAAGTTCTAG
- a CDS encoding maleylacetoacetate isomerase, producing the protein MPHARTLYSYWRSSAAYRVRIALNLKGMDYAIAPVHLVRDGGEQHHDDYRKVNPQQLIPSLVDGGHVLHESMAIIEYLEEAYPETPRLLPRAALACARVRALAQMIVCDIHPLGNLRVLQYLQRELDASDDEKTAWSRHWIKTGFDAIEAVLAAREHPGKFCEGDTPTLADCCLIPQVYNARRFEVSLAPYPTIAAIDAACAKLDAFKRAAPEAQADAPAMT; encoded by the coding sequence ATGCCACATGCCCGAACCCTCTACAGCTATTGGCGATCCAGCGCCGCGTACCGGGTGCGCATCGCGCTGAACCTGAAGGGCATGGATTATGCGATCGCGCCCGTACACCTGGTGCGTGACGGCGGCGAACAGCACCACGACGACTACCGCAAGGTGAATCCGCAGCAACTCATACCGTCGCTGGTGGATGGTGGCCACGTGCTGCACGAATCGATGGCCATCATCGAATACCTCGAAGAAGCCTATCCCGAGACCCCGCGCCTGCTGCCGCGTGCCGCGCTGGCGTGCGCGCGCGTGCGTGCACTCGCGCAGATGATCGTCTGCGACATCCATCCGCTCGGCAATCTGCGCGTGCTGCAATACCTGCAGCGCGAACTCGACGCGAGCGACGATGAGAAAACCGCGTGGTCGCGGCACTGGATCAAGACCGGCTTCGACGCGATCGAGGCGGTGCTTGCCGCGCGCGAGCATCCCGGCAAATTCTGCGAAGGCGACACGCCCACGCTCGCCGATTGCTGCCTGATTCCGCAGGTCTACAACGCGCGCCGCTTCGAGGTTTCGTTGGCGCCGTACCCGACGATCGCCGCGATCGACGCGGCTTGCGCCAAGCTCGATGCATTCAAGCGCGCTGCGCCGGAAGCGCAGGCGGATGCGCCGGCAATGACCTAA
- a CDS encoding Methylated-DNA--protein-cysteine methyltransferase, which translates to MRHYDYLDTPIGPLLLVCDGEGLVYVGLPRHGAAQAAPDGAQRSKSKLHAAARELDEYFAGTRQAFDVPLHPSGTPFQLEVWGALLAIPYGETVSYADIARRIHRPRAVRAVGAANGANPLSIFVPCHRVIGSHGDLTGYGGGLPAKRWLLAHERRHAPVPELTLTA; encoded by the coding sequence ATGCGCCATTACGACTACCTCGACACGCCCATTGGTCCCTTGCTGCTGGTCTGCGACGGCGAGGGCCTGGTGTACGTCGGCCTGCCGCGGCACGGCGCCGCGCAAGCCGCGCCGGACGGCGCCCAGCGGAGCAAATCCAAACTGCACGCGGCCGCGCGCGAACTCGACGAATACTTCGCGGGCACGCGCCAGGCATTCGACGTGCCGTTGCATCCGTCCGGCACACCGTTCCAGTTGGAGGTGTGGGGCGCGTTGCTCGCGATCCCGTACGGCGAAACGGTGAGCTACGCCGACATCGCGCGGCGCATCCATCGTCCGCGCGCGGTGCGCGCGGTGGGTGCCGCCAACGGCGCCAATCCGCTTTCGATCTTCGTGCCCTGCCACCGCGTGATCGGAAGCCATGGCGACCTCACCGGCTATGGCGGCGGCCTGCCGGCGAAACGCTGGCTGCTCGCGCACGAGCGCAGGCACGCGCCGGTGCCGGAGCTCACGCTGACGGCGTAA
- a CDS encoding Phosphoglycerate kinase produces the protein MAFVRMTDINLAGKRVLIREDLNVPIQDGRITSTQRLDAALPTIRAARDSGAAVLVMSHLGRPKEGQFDEAQSLAPVVDWLSQQLGASVRLERDYLDGVEVEPGEVVVLENCRMNVGEKSDDEALAKKYAALCDVFVMDAFGTAHRAQASTHGVAKFAKVACAGPLLAAELDALGKALRDPARPLLAIVAGSKVSTKLDLLQNLVEKVDQLIVGGGIANTFIAAAGYAIGKSLAEPDLMDAARKVIATASARGADVPIPTDVVVAPEFKADAPATVKAVDQVGADEMILDIGPETARRYAAMTAKAGTVVWNGPVGVFEFDAFGHGTETLAHAIADSDAFSIAGGGDTLAAVDKYGIADQVSYISTGGGAFLEFLEGKTLPAVAILESRGRDA, from the coding sequence ATGGCTTTCGTCCGCATGACCGACATCAACCTCGCAGGCAAGCGCGTGCTGATCCGTGAAGACCTGAACGTGCCGATCCAGGACGGGCGCATCACCTCGACGCAGCGCCTCGATGCCGCGCTGCCGACGATCCGCGCCGCGCGCGATTCGGGCGCCGCGGTGCTGGTGATGTCGCACTTGGGTCGCCCGAAGGAAGGTCAGTTCGATGAGGCGCAATCGCTGGCGCCTGTGGTGGACTGGTTGTCGCAACAACTCGGCGCATCGGTGCGGCTGGAACGCGATTACCTCGACGGCGTCGAAGTCGAACCGGGCGAAGTGGTGGTGCTTGAAAACTGCCGCATGAACGTGGGCGAGAAGTCCGACGACGAAGCGCTGGCGAAGAAATACGCCGCGCTGTGCGACGTGTTCGTGATGGACGCGTTCGGCACCGCGCATCGCGCGCAAGCCTCGACGCATGGTGTCGCGAAGTTCGCGAAGGTCGCATGCGCCGGTCCGCTGCTGGCAGCGGAACTGGACGCACTCGGCAAGGCGCTGCGCGATCCGGCGCGGCCGCTGCTGGCGATCGTCGCGGGTTCCAAGGTTTCGACCAAGCTGGACCTGCTTCAAAACCTCGTCGAAAAAGTCGATCAGTTGATCGTGGGCGGCGGCATCGCCAACACCTTCATCGCCGCCGCGGGTTACGCCATCGGCAAATCGCTGGCGGAGCCGGACCTGATGGATGCGGCGCGCAAGGTGATCGCGACGGCATCGGCGCGCGGCGCCGACGTGCCGATCCCGACTGATGTGGTGGTGGCGCCGGAGTTCAAGGCCGATGCGCCCGCGACAGTGAAGGCCGTCGACCAGGTCGGCGCCGACGAGATGATCCTGGACATCGGACCGGAAACCGCCAGGCGCTACGCGGCGATGACCGCCAAGGCCGGCACGGTGGTGTGGAATGGGCCGGTCGGCGTGTTCGAGTTCGATGCATTCGGGCACGGCACCGAAACGCTGGCGCATGCGATCGCGGATTCCGACGCGTTCTCGATCGCGGGCGGCGGCGACACGCTCGCGGCGGTCGACAAGTACGGCATCGCCGACCAAGTGTCGTACATTTCCACGGGCGGCGGCGCGTTCCTCGAATTCCTCGAAGGCAAGACGCTGCCGGCGGTCGCGATCCTGGAAAGCCGCGGCCGGGATGCCTGA
- a CDS encoding Xylan 1,4-beta-xylosidase: MNISKISKRLPLCLASLALLLAVQLAAAAQPQVVQVRVDATAHGTPFPHFWEQMFGSGRALLSLRDDYRADLDTVHRATGFQYVRFHGIFDDDVGLVQKDKDGKITYNFSYIDQIYDGLLAHGIKPFVELSFMPKALSSDPSRQQSFSYHPNPMPPKDYAEWDAMIRAFAQHLVKRYGIDEVASWYFEVWNEPNLDFWGGDPKQSTYFTLYDHTAHTLKAVTPRLRVGGPATAQAAWVAAFLAHTHKDHVPVDFVSSHVYGDDTAQNVLHTNENIPRADMVCRAVAKVHKEILASPYPKLPFILSEYNASYANLPNVTDSVFMGPWLANTIRECAGNVTLMSYWTFSDVFEEQGVPRSPFYGGFGLIAERGIDKPAFNAFAMLHRLGDVRLPLKSDSALATRRADGTLILALWNYAPPVGDTASYKPGTPKGATKHFDIDVAHLAVGATASVRRLDAGHGNVLAAYDEMGRPPFPTRAQIEQLRAAGQESPPQTMAVNDGKLALDVPPQGLVVVTLGGHAAEK; this comes from the coding sequence ATGAACATTTCGAAGATCTCCAAGCGTCTGCCGTTGTGTCTCGCGTCGTTGGCGCTGTTGCTGGCCGTCCAGCTTGCCGCGGCGGCGCAGCCGCAGGTTGTGCAAGTCCGGGTCGACGCGACCGCGCATGGCACGCCTTTCCCGCACTTCTGGGAGCAGATGTTCGGTTCCGGCCGCGCGCTGCTTTCGTTGCGCGATGACTATCGCGCGGATCTCGACACGGTGCATCGTGCAACCGGTTTCCAATACGTGCGCTTCCACGGCATCTTCGACGACGACGTGGGGCTGGTGCAGAAGGACAAGGACGGCAAGATCACGTACAACTTTTCGTACATTGACCAGATCTACGACGGCCTGCTGGCGCACGGCATCAAGCCGTTCGTGGAGTTGAGCTTCATGCCGAAGGCGCTGAGTTCCGACCCGTCGCGGCAGCAGAGTTTTTCGTACCACCCCAACCCGATGCCGCCAAAAGATTATGCGGAGTGGGACGCGATGATCCGCGCGTTCGCGCAACACCTCGTCAAGCGCTACGGCATCGACGAAGTGGCGAGCTGGTATTTCGAAGTGTGGAACGAACCCAACCTCGACTTCTGGGGTGGCGATCCGAAGCAATCGACGTATTTCACCCTGTACGACCACACCGCGCACACGCTGAAGGCGGTGACCCCGCGGCTGCGCGTGGGTGGCCCGGCCACCGCGCAGGCGGCGTGGGTGGCGGCGTTCCTCGCCCACACGCACAAGGACCACGTGCCGGTCGACTTCGTGTCGAGCCATGTCTACGGCGACGACACCGCGCAGAACGTGCTGCATACCAACGAGAACATTCCGCGTGCCGACATGGTGTGCCGCGCGGTCGCCAAGGTGCACAAGGAAATCCTCGCCTCGCCCTATCCGAAGCTGCCGTTCATCCTCAGCGAATACAACGCCTCGTACGCGAACCTTCCGAACGTCACCGACAGCGTGTTCATGGGGCCGTGGCTGGCCAACACCATCCGCGAATGCGCGGGCAACGTCACGCTGATGAGTTACTGGACGTTCTCGGACGTGTTCGAGGAACAGGGCGTGCCGCGCAGTCCGTTTTACGGCGGCTTCGGCCTGATCGCCGAGCGCGGCATCGACAAGCCCGCGTTCAACGCGTTCGCGATGCTGCACCGACTGGGCGACGTGCGCTTGCCGCTGAAATCCGACAGCGCGCTTGCGACGCGCCGCGCCGATGGCACGCTCATTCTCGCGTTGTGGAACTACGCGCCGCCGGTCGGCGACACCGCAAGCTACAAGCCCGGCACGCCGAAAGGCGCGACGAAACACTTCGACATCGACGTGGCGCACCTCGCTGTCGGCGCGACCGCCAGCGTGCGGCGGCTCGATGCCGGCCACGGCAACGTGCTCGCGGCCTACGACGAGATGGGCCGCCCGCCCTTCCCCACCCGCGCGCAGATCGAGCAACTGCGTGCCGCCGGACAAGAATCGCCGCCGCAGACAATGGCGGTGAACGATGGAAAGCTCGCACTCGACGTGCCGCCGCAAGGCCTGGTGGTCGTGACGCTGGGCGGCCACGCCGCCGAAAAGTAA
- a CDS encoding putative efflux ABC transporter, ATP-binding protein YadG, with product MPADSAAPNASSHSPASPASSVVPALEVVDLRKTYSNGVEALKGVSLKVAQGDFFALLGPNGAGKSTLIGILSSLVNPSGGDARVFGLSIHADRGGVMRQIGLVPQEINFNQFETPFDICVNVAGFYGIPRAIAKPRAEKYLKELRIWDKAFQQTRMMSGGMKRRLMIARAMMNEPRLLILDEPTAGVDIEIRRSMWQFITGINAAGTTVILTTHYLEEAEQLCRNIAIIDHGEIVEDTSMRRLLSKLDVQSFVLDVTGFGGTLPQLDGVNLKRIDDATLEAEMPSTHNLNALFAALTAHGITVTSMRNKTNRLEELFVRLVERNGHGARA from the coding sequence ATGCCCGCTGATTCCGCTGCGCCCAACGCCTCGTCCCACTCGCCCGCAAGCCCCGCTTCCAGCGTCGTTCCGGCGCTGGAAGTCGTCGATTTGCGCAAGACCTATTCGAATGGTGTCGAGGCGCTGAAGGGCGTTTCGCTGAAGGTCGCGCAAGGCGATTTCTTCGCGCTGCTCGGCCCCAACGGCGCGGGCAAATCCACGCTGATCGGAATCCTGTCGTCGCTGGTCAACCCGAGCGGCGGCGATGCGCGCGTGTTCGGCTTGTCGATCCACGCCGACCGCGGTGGCGTGATGCGCCAGATCGGGCTGGTGCCGCAGGAAATCAACTTCAACCAGTTCGAGACGCCGTTCGACATCTGCGTCAACGTCGCGGGCTTCTACGGCATCCCGCGTGCGATCGCCAAGCCGCGCGCCGAGAAATACCTGAAGGAACTGCGCATCTGGGACAAGGCGTTCCAGCAGACCCGGATGATGTCGGGCGGCATGAAGCGGCGGCTGATGATCGCGCGCGCGATGATGAACGAGCCGCGCCTGCTGATCCTCGACGAACCGACCGCGGGTGTGGACATCGAGATCCGCCGTTCGATGTGGCAGTTCATCACCGGCATCAACGCGGCCGGCACCACGGTGATCCTGACCACGCATTACCTCGAAGAGGCCGAGCAGCTCTGCCGCAACATCGCGATCATCGACCATGGCGAGATCGTCGAAGACACCTCGATGCGTCGCCTGCTTTCCAAGCTGGACGTGCAATCGTTCGTGCTTGACGTGACCGGTTTCGGCGGCACGCTGCCGCAACTCGACGGCGTGAATCTCAAGCGCATCGATGATGCGACGCTGGAGGCCGAGATGCCCAGCACGCACAACCTCAATGCGCTGTTTGCGGCGCTGACGGCGCACGGCATCACGGTGACCTCGATGCGCAACAAGACCAACCGGCTGGAGGAACTGTTCGTGCGGCTGGTGGAACGCAACGGCCACGGGGCCAGGGCATGA
- a CDS encoding putative efflux ABC transporter, permease protein YadH: MNDLASPPSNLAPVYAGSARVRANLVALGTITRREVRRMLRIWTQTLVPPAISMTLYFVIFGKVIGSRVGLIHGFTYMQYIVPGLVMMSIINNSYGNITSSFFGSKFGRYVEELLASPMPNWVVLLGYVSGAVLRGVLVGIIVLGIALFFTSLHLAHPLVAVTTVLLGSTIFSLAGFINATFAKRFDDIQMVPTFVLTPLSYLGGVFYSISMLGSPWREMSKVNPILYMVNAFRYGILGVGDVPVWVAYVVMLAFVVVLGGFALWLLQKGVGLRS, from the coding sequence ATGAACGATCTCGCGTCGCCGCCATCGAACCTTGCGCCGGTGTACGCAGGCTCCGCGCGCGTGCGCGCCAACCTGGTCGCGCTCGGCACCATCACGCGCCGCGAAGTGCGCCGCATGCTGCGCATCTGGACGCAGACGCTGGTGCCGCCGGCGATTTCGATGACGCTGTACTTCGTGATCTTCGGCAAGGTCATCGGCAGCCGCGTCGGCCTGATCCACGGCTTCACGTACATGCAGTACATCGTGCCGGGGCTGGTGATGATGAGCATCATCAACAACAGCTACGGCAACATCACCTCGAGTTTCTTCGGCTCCAAGTTCGGGCGCTACGTCGAGGAATTGCTGGCCTCGCCCATGCCGAACTGGGTGGTGCTGCTGGGCTACGTGTCGGGCGCGGTGCTGCGCGGCGTGCTGGTGGGCATCATCGTGCTGGGCATCGCGCTGTTCTTCACCTCGCTCCATCTCGCGCATCCGCTGGTCGCGGTGACCACGGTGCTGCTCGGCTCCACGATCTTCTCGCTGGCCGGCTTCATCAACGCGACCTTCGCCAAGCGCTTCGACGACATCCAGATGGTGCCCACCTTCGTGCTGACGCCGCTGAGTTATTTGGGCGGCGTGTTCTATTCGATCAGCATGCTGGGCTCGCCGTGGCGCGAAATGTCGAAGGTCAACCCGATCCTGTACATGGTCAACGCGTTCCGCTACGGCATCCTCGGCGTCGGCGACGTGCCGGTGTGGGTCGCCTACGTGGTGATGCTGGCGTTCGTGGTCGTGCTGGGCGGGTTCGCGCTGTGGTTGCTGCAGAAGGGCGTTGGGCTTCGTTCGTGA
- a CDS encoding Mobile element protein, which yields MKQATFASLNFDAKKRRTRREVFLAEMDKVVPWDALLALLAPAYPTSGRRGRPPMALASMLRIHFMQQWYALSDPAMEDALYEIESMRRFAGLELNEDAIPDETTILKFRRWLERHGFATQILAVVNAHLGEHKLLLRAGTIVDATLIAASPSTKNQAKSRDPEMHQTKKGNQWYFGMKAHIGVDAASGLVHTVTTTAANAGDVTEVDKLLHGKETSVYADAGYTGAEKRVKPKRGRDWFIAAKRGKVKAVVDRELRELHEQIEHLKASVRAKVEHPFRVLKCQFGYRNVRYKGLAKNTAQVVTLFALTNLWMARRRLLTTMGEVCP from the coding sequence ATGAAGCAAGCCACGTTCGCATCGTTGAACTTCGATGCCAAGAAGCGACGCACGCGCCGCGAGGTGTTCCTGGCCGAGATGGACAAGGTGGTGCCGTGGGATGCACTGCTGGCGTTGCTGGCGCCCGCGTATCCGACCAGCGGCCGCCGCGGGCGACCGCCGATGGCGCTTGCGAGCATGCTGCGCATCCACTTCATGCAGCAGTGGTACGCATTGTCCGATCCTGCGATGGAAGATGCGTTGTACGAGATCGAGTCGATGCGGCGGTTTGCAGGATTGGAGTTGAACGAGGACGCGATTCCGGACGAGACGACGATCCTGAAGTTCCGGCGCTGGCTGGAACGGCACGGCTTCGCGACGCAGATCCTGGCGGTGGTGAACGCGCATCTCGGGGAGCACAAGCTGCTGTTGCGCGCAGGGACGATCGTGGATGCGACCTTGATCGCGGCCTCGCCCTCGACCAAGAACCAAGCCAAATCGCGCGATCCCGAGATGCACCAGACCAAGAAGGGCAACCAGTGGTACTTCGGCATGAAGGCGCACATTGGGGTGGATGCCGCATCGGGGCTGGTGCACACGGTGACTACGACCGCGGCCAACGCCGGCGACGTCACCGAGGTGGACAAGTTGTTGCACGGCAAGGAGACCAGCGTCTACGCCGATGCCGGCTACACAGGTGCGGAAAAGCGCGTGAAGCCCAAGCGCGGGCGCGATTGGTTCATTGCGGCCAAGCGCGGCAAGGTCAAGGCGGTGGTCGACCGGGAACTGCGCGAGTTGCACGAGCAGATCGAGCACCTCAAGGCCTCGGTGCGTGCGAAGGTGGAACATCCGTTCCGCGTCCTGAAGTGCCAGTTCGGTTATCGGAACGTGCGCTACAAGGGACTGGCCAAGAACACCGCGCAGGTCGTCACCCTGTTTGCGCTCACGAATCTGTGGATGGCGCGGCGGAGATTGCTGACCACGATGGGTGAAGTGTGCCCGTGA
- a CDS encoding tropinone reductase, with protein sequence MNATPGRWRLDGQTCLITGASRGIGLACARELASLGAQPLLVARDEAELNSVCDELREDFPASEPRVFSADVGDAEDRLAIFDWIADLDVPLSLLINNAGGNIKKPTLDCEPGDIEEVLRLNSVAAFDLCRLAYPRLAQHGNAAIVNIGSVSGATHVRTGVAYGMSKAALHQMTRNLACEWADDGIRVNAVAPWYIRTRRTDAALSDPDYLDEVLLRTPMARIGEPEEVAAAVAFLCMPAASYVTGQVLAVDGGFLHYGF encoded by the coding sequence GTGAATGCAACCCCCGGACGCTGGCGACTCGACGGCCAGACCTGCCTGATCACCGGCGCCAGCCGCGGCATCGGACTTGCCTGCGCGCGCGAGCTGGCGAGCCTGGGCGCGCAACCGCTGCTGGTCGCGCGCGACGAAGCCGAGTTGAATTCGGTCTGCGACGAACTGCGCGAGGATTTTCCGGCAAGCGAACCGCGCGTGTTTTCCGCCGACGTCGGCGACGCCGAAGACCGCCTCGCGATCTTCGACTGGATCGCCGACCTCGACGTGCCGCTGTCGCTGCTCATCAACAACGCCGGCGGCAACATCAAGAAGCCCACGCTGGATTGCGAACCCGGCGACATCGAAGAAGTGCTGCGCCTCAACAGCGTGGCCGCGTTCGATCTGTGCCGGCTCGCGTATCCGCGCCTCGCCCAGCACGGCAACGCCGCGATCGTGAACATCGGTTCGGTGTCCGGCGCGACCCACGTCCGCACCGGCGTTGCCTATGGCATGAGCAAGGCCGCGCTGCACCAGATGACGCGCAACCTCGCCTGCGAGTGGGCCGACGACGGCATCCGCGTCAACGCGGTCGCGCCGTGGTACATCCGCACGCGCCGCACCGACGCGGCGCTGTCCGATCCCGATTACCTCGACGAGGTGCTGCTGCGCACGCCGATGGCGCGCATCGGCGAGCCCGAGGAAGTGGCCGCCGCGGTCGCGTTCCTGTGCATGCCCGCCGCCAGCTACGTTACCGGTCAGGTGCTGGCGGTGGACGGCGGTTTCCTGCATTACGGTTTCTGA